Genomic DNA from Sphingobium sp. V4:
ATGTGGCTCGACCTGACATGGCGCGTGGGGCTGGTGTTCGGGCTGATCGCGCTGGTGCTGCTGCTCCACTGGGTCGGGCGCGATGGCCTCAAGGATAATCATGACGACCAGATCAGCTTCATCGACGTCCTCTACTTCACGACGGTGACCGTCACGACGGTCGGCTATGGCGACATCGTACCGGTCACGCCCGAAGCGCGGCTGTTCGAATCCCTGGTCGTGACGCCGATCCGCCTGTTCGTCTGGCTCATCTTCCTCGGCACCGCCTATAATCTCTTCTTCCGCAACATCATCTACAGGTGGCGCATGGCACGCATCCAGGCCGATCTGCACAATCACATCATCGTCACCGGGTTCGGCACCAGCGGGCAGGAAGCCGTCCACGAACTGCTGGCCCGCGGCACCGACCCGCGCGAAATCGTCGTCATCGACGGCAGCGAAAAGGCGCTGGCGCTGGCGGAGGAGCTGGGCTGCAACATATTGTGTGGCGATTCGACCCGCGACCGGACGTTGAAGGATGTCGCGATCCACCGGGCGCGCAGCATGATCGTGTCGGCGGGACGCGATGATACCTCCATCCTCATCACGCTGACCGCCCGGCATCTGGCCCCGCGCCTGCCGATCAGCATCGTCGTGCGCAACGAGGATAATGAACTGCCCGCGCGCCAGGCGGGCGCGACCACCGTCATCAACCCGGTCAGCTTCGCCGGGCTGCTGCTGGCGGGCAGCACCAGCGGCAGGCATGTCGCTGATTATATGGCCGACCTCGCAGCATCGGGCGGGCGGGTGAAGCTCAACGAACGGCTGGTCCTGGCGGAGGAGATCGGCCGCCCCCTGTCGGCGATCCGCACCGGCCTGGGCGTTCGCATCTATCGCGACGACCGCCCCATCGGTTTCTGGGAGGAGGAGGCAAAGCGGCTCCAGACCGGAGACGTCATCATCGAAATCGCGCAGGGCGACGATACCGGAACCAGCCGCCCGCCGAGCTGATTCCAGCACCCCGTGACATTTGGCGCGAAAATCCCTATGTGCGCGCCAATCATGGCAACCAAAATTCCCGAAGCGCCGAAAGTCGGCATGGTGTCGCTCGGCTGTCCCAAAAATCTGGTGGACAGCGAACGCATCCTCACCAAGCTGCGCTCCGACGGCTATCAGATGTCCGCCGACTATGCCGGCGCCGATGTCGTGCTGGTCAACACCTGCGGCTTCCTCGATTCCGCCAAGGAGGAGTCGCTGGAGGCGATCGGCGAGGCGATCGCGGAAAATGGCCGCGTGATCGTCACCGGCTGCATGGGCGATGAAGCCGCGTTGATCCGCGCCAAATTCCCGCAGGTGCTGGCCGTCACCGGGGCGCATCAATATGAGCAGGTGGTCAATGCGGTGCATGACGCATCGCCGCCCATCCCCAACGCCTTCGTCGACCTGGTGCCCGAAGGCGGGCTGAAACTGACCCCCCGCCACTACAGCTATCTGAAGATCAGCGAAGGCTGCAACCATCGCTGCTCCTTCTGCATCATCCCTTCGATCCGCGGCGACCTCGTCAGCCGCCGCGTCGACGCCGTGTTGCGCGAGGCGGAGAAGCTGGTCCATGCCGGCACGAAGGAACTGCTGGTCATCAGCCAGGACACGTCGGCCTATGGCGTCGACACGCGCCACGAGACGCGCCAGTGGAAGGGCCATGAAGTCCGCGCCCACATGACCGACCTCGCCCGCGAACTGGGCCAGCTCCGCACGGCGGAGGGCCAGGCGCCCTGGGTTCGGCTGCACTATGTCTACCCCTATCCCCATGTCGATCAGGTCATTCCGCTGATGGCCGAAGGGCTGCTGACGCCCTATCTCGACATTCCCTTCCAGCATGCCGCGCCGAGCGTGCTCAAGGCGATGAAGCGCCCCGCCAATGAAGCCAAGGTGCTGGACCGCATCCGCAAGTGGCGTGACATCTGCCCCGACATCGCGATCCGCTCCAGCTTCGTCGTTGGCTTCCCCGGCGAGACCGAGGCGGACTTCCAATATCTGCTCGACTGGCTGGACGAGGCGCAGCTCGACCGCGTCGGCGCCTTCCGCTTCGAACCGGTCGAAGGCGCTGCCGCCAATGATCTGCCCGGCGCCGTGCCCGAAGAGGTCAAGGAAGAACGCTATCAGCGGATCATGGAAAAGACCGCCGCGATCAGCGCCGCCAAGTTGCAGGCGAAGGTGGGCCGCGTCCTGCCCGTCATCCTCGACGAGGTCGGCGAACCGGACGAAGACGATGGCAGCATCGGCGCGACCGCACGCAGCCAGGCCGACGCGCCGGAAATCGACGGCAATGTCTTCCTGCGCGACGTGGGCGAAGGGCGGAAGCCCGGCGACATCTTCGACGTCATGATCGAGGATGCCGACGAGCATGACCTCTACGGCGTGCCGGTGGACAGCATCGCGTAACGATTGGCAAGCGGAGCGTCGGCGGCATAGTCTGCGCGCAGCACAGGGCCGAGTCGCGTGCCGGCCCTGCATCGCTGTGGGAGAGATGCCATGCCCCGTCGTGCCGTCCTTGCGTCCTGCCTTGTCATCGCGTCCGGCCTTGCCGCGCCCGCCCCGGCGCAGGACAAGAGCGTGCCCGAAGCGATCATCTACCGCGATCCGGGCTATCGCGGGCCTGCCGCGGCCCAGTCCCGCGCCGATCCCGACCTTCGCCTCGCCTGGCCGGTCCACAGCGTGCGCGTGCAACGCGGGACGTGGGAACTGTGCAGCCTGCCCAATTTCCGCGGCACCTGCTTCGCTACCAGCCAGAGCCTTGCGATCATCGGCAACCGGCTGGGCTTCGGCAATCGCCTCGGCTCGATCCGCCCGGCCCTGCCCGACGGCGGACCAGGTGGCGAATGGGGCGGCGGCAATCTGGCACCGGGGACCGGCCGGTCGCTGAGGGGGATGGCGGCGCAATTCTATCCGGATCCGACCTTGCGCGGGAAACGCGTCCTCGCCTGCCCACAGGGCGCGGCGACGAGCGCCTGCGCTGCACGGTCGGCCGACGAATTCTGCTCACGCTCGGGCTGGACCGCCGCCGCACGGGAAGCGATGGAGACGGTCAACCGCCGCGTGTACCTGGCCGACGTGCTGTGCAGCCGGACGGGCCGATAGAGCCAAGCGCTTGATCCGCAGCGTCATCGTGCCGCGATGAAGCCGTCCTGATATTCGGTCTTGATCGCCCCGCGCATCGCCGCATCGACCGGCAGCCGCACCTCATAGCTGCCCTCCGCATAGGGACCTGCGCTGTAGGGGCCGATCACCACCACCACGGCGTCGATCAGCTTGCCGTCCTTCGATGCGGGCACCAGCAGTTGCTCCATCGGATCGATGCACTGGGTGAAGTCGTCGTCCCCGCGCACCACCGGCGCACCGCGCTTTTCCGCGCGCTGATTGTCCAGTTCGGCGCAGAATCGATCCCTGATCGCGGCGGCAAAGGCGGCCGGGGTGGTCATCACCGCCTTGATACTGGTTTCCCGCTTGCGCGCCTTGTCCCACAGCAGCCCGTCATAACCGGTCATGCCATGCGCGCCGCCGGTATAGACATAGGTCTGCGACTGGAGCGACAGAAAGCGCGGCGTATCGGCCGCGACGGTCCATCGTGTTTCCAGGCTGTGCGGACGGAAGGGGTAGCCCGATCGTTTCGCCGACGCGCTGTCCTCCCGCGCCATTTTCAGCGCATCCGCCTTGGACGACGCCGCTTCCTTGCCGAATTTATCGACCAGGAAAGGGATCGCCGCCGCCTGCGCCGGATAGGCGTAGGCAAATTCGAGAAAGTCGGTCTTTTCCTCCTCCTCGAAGGGTTCGGCAGGCGGCGCCGGGGGTGGCGCGCCCGCCATGCGGTCGGCAAAGCGGGTGGCCGCGACATTGGCTGCTGCATTGTCCGCCGCGACGTCCTGCGCGGGGGAACAGGCGCCAAGCGCCAGCACCGCCGCCGATAGCAGCCCCCCGCCCCGCATCAATGCGCCTTGGCCGCGCGGCAGCGTTCGCCGATCGCCTTGCGCGCATAGTCGCTGTCGAGCGCACGGCCGGCATTGGACCAGCCCTCCGCGATCAGCGCGGCCTGGACCGCATTGCTATTGTCGAAACGGCCCGTGTCGGCCAGCGCATAGGCCCGCGCCCGCGCAGCCTGAAGACTGCGGTCGTCACCGTGAATCATGATCCTTCTCCTTCTCATTTTCTGCCCGCAAATCTAGGCTTCTCCGGCCCGCAGCGCAAAGGAAGAAAGGGCCGGTCGTGCGCTGCGGACGATGAAAATTTTGGCTTTCCATGGCCGATCTCTTTCCCCTACATCCGGCCCATGACCGAATTTTCCGACCTGCTCAAAG
This window encodes:
- a CDS encoding NAD-binding protein, which translates into the protein MRIHRPPASSPTAGFLRRRSSMPMWLDLTWRVGLVFGLIALVLLLHWVGRDGLKDNHDDQISFIDVLYFTTVTVTTVGYGDIVPVTPEARLFESLVVTPIRLFVWLIFLGTAYNLFFRNIIYRWRMARIQADLHNHIIVTGFGTSGQEAVHELLARGTDPREIVVIDGSEKALALAEELGCNILCGDSTRDRTLKDVAIHRARSMIVSAGRDDTSILITLTARHLAPRLPISIVVRNEDNELPARQAGATTVINPVSFAGLLLAGSTSGRHVADYMADLAASGGRVKLNERLVLAEEIGRPLSAIRTGLGVRIYRDDRPIGFWEEEAKRLQTGDVIIEIAQGDDTGTSRPPS
- the rimO gene encoding 30S ribosomal protein S12 methylthiotransferase RimO, with protein sequence MCAPIMATKIPEAPKVGMVSLGCPKNLVDSERILTKLRSDGYQMSADYAGADVVLVNTCGFLDSAKEESLEAIGEAIAENGRVIVTGCMGDEAALIRAKFPQVLAVTGAHQYEQVVNAVHDASPPIPNAFVDLVPEGGLKLTPRHYSYLKISEGCNHRCSFCIIPSIRGDLVSRRVDAVLREAEKLVHAGTKELLVISQDTSAYGVDTRHETRQWKGHEVRAHMTDLARELGQLRTAEGQAPWVRLHYVYPYPHVDQVIPLMAEGLLTPYLDIPFQHAAPSVLKAMKRPANEAKVLDRIRKWRDICPDIAIRSSFVVGFPGETEADFQYLLDWLDEAQLDRVGAFRFEPVEGAAANDLPGAVPEEVKEERYQRIMEKTAAISAAKLQAKVGRVLPVILDEVGEPDEDDGSIGATARSQADAPEIDGNVFLRDVGEGRKPGDIFDVMIEDADEHDLYGVPVDSIA
- a CDS encoding beta/gamma crystallin-related protein, which gives rise to MPRRAVLASCLVIASGLAAPAPAQDKSVPEAIIYRDPGYRGPAAAQSRADPDLRLAWPVHSVRVQRGTWELCSLPNFRGTCFATSQSLAIIGNRLGFGNRLGSIRPALPDGGPGGEWGGGNLAPGTGRSLRGMAAQFYPDPTLRGKRVLACPQGAATSACAARSADEFCSRSGWTAAAREAMETVNRRVYLADVLCSRTGR
- a CDS encoding DUF4163 domain-containing protein; its protein translation is MRGGGLLSAAVLALGACSPAQDVAADNAAANVAATRFADRMAGAPPPAPPAEPFEEEEKTDFLEFAYAYPAQAAAIPFLVDKFGKEAASSKADALKMAREDSASAKRSGYPFRPHSLETRWTVAADTPRFLSLQSQTYVYTGGAHGMTGYDGLLWDKARKRETSIKAVMTTPAAFAAAIRDRFCAELDNQRAEKRGAPVVRGDDDFTQCIDPMEQLLVPASKDGKLIDAVVVVIGPYSAGPYAEGSYEVRLPVDAAMRGAIKTEYQDGFIAAR